The Thermotoga caldifontis AZM44c09 genomic interval CTATCGATGATCTCACCGTCCACCTTGAGCTGCTTCAACTTCATCTTTATCCTGACAGGTCCATAACCGTGAACGGCGAGCATATCGCTGGCGTAGAGATAAGCGAACTTCTCATCGTCGAGGAAACCCGATTTTTCAAGACGATCTATCACGGCTTCGATCGTTTCTGGATCGAAGCCCTTCATCGAGAGCCTGTCTCTGATCTCAGCCCGGGATCTCACTCTGAACTTCAGCAATCTTTTCGCATATTTCAGCGCGTCATTTAGCTGCATTTCTTTCACCCATCGGCAAATTGTACTTCTGCCTTATCTTCCTCTCTATCTCCATGGCGATGTCTGTATTCTGGGCGAGGAAGAGCACAACGTTGCTCTTACCCTGTCCGAGCGTGTATTCTTTTCCATCATCCGCGACGTAGAAGAACCAGCTTCCTTTCTTCTGTATGATTTCCTCGGCCACACCCAAATTGAACAGCTCGTTCTCCCTCACGATCCCTTTGCCGAATATGATGTCCAGATCGGCCTTTTTGAACGGTGGGGCCACCTTGTTCTTGACCACCTTCGCCGTAACTGTGATGCCGATCGATTCCGTCGCGTCCTTGATCGTGTCAGCCTTTCTGACTTCGATCCTCATGGTCGCGTAGAATTTCAGCGCGAGGCCTCCCGTGGTGGTTTCGGGGTTGGCGAACATCACCCCGATCCTCATCCTTATCTGGTTCGTGAAGATCACGACGGCTTTGGATTTGCTCACGCTGCCGGCGATCTTCCTCAAAGCCTGAGACATCAAACGGGCCTGGAGACCAACCTGCATCTCACCCATGCTGCCTTCGATTTCGGAACGGGGAACTAAAGCCGCCACGGAGTCGACGACGATCAGATCGACCGCATTGCTTCTCACAAGTTCATCGACGATCTCGAGAGCCTGCTCACCGTAATCCGGCTGGGAGATGAGCAGACGTTTCAGGTCCACCCCGAGCGCTTTGGCGTAGAGCGGATCGAGGGCGTGTTCTGCGTCTATTATTGCAGCGACGCCTCCGGCCTTCTGTGCCTCGGCTATGGCGTGAAGCGCGAGAGTGGTCTTACCGCTGGCTTCCGGTCCGAAGATCTCTATGATCCTTCCCCTGGGATAGCCTCCCACACCGGTTGCTATGTCCAGCGCGAGTGAGCCGGTGGATATGACCTCCACAGGAGCAACCTGCGCCTCTTCTCCCAGTATCATGATCGAACCTTTACCGTAGTTGCTTTCGATTTTCTTGATAGCCTTCTCAAGAACCTCGAGCTTCTCTTTCTGTTCCTTCTCAGCCATGCTTGATCAGACCTCCTTCGAAAAGGCATTCGTAAACCTTTCGGTAGATCGAGCCTGAGGGTGTCAGCGTCGATGAGTACACAACGATCCGATCCACAGCGACGATTATCGGATCGTAGGTTATGTCCTCCACGAGCGGTTGCCAGGCTGGTGGAAAATCCTTGATTCTGCCGATGGTTATGTGGGGTGAGAACTTCTCCTCAAAACTGAAGTTGTGCTTGACGAGCTCAGCTTTCGTCTCCTCGTAGAGTTTGTACAGGAGCTGGTTCGCCTTCACACCGAGCCAGATCACCCTGGGCTGGTTGTTCCGGGCGAAGTATCCAACCTTCTCGACGACGAAAGAAAAAGAAGGAAAACCTCGAATTCTGTGGGAGATGTGTTCAGCGACCTGATCGATCCTCTTCGGATCCACTTCCCCGAGGAAGAACAGAGTCAGATGGACGTTCTCCCTGCTGACCCAGTTCGCTTTGAATCCTCTCCTCATGAGCTTCTCGATGACCTGCTGAGACACATCCCTCACAGCGTCGTTCACGTCGATCGCGATGAAGGTTCGCACGTTTCATCCCCCCAGCATTTTCCTGTTCTGGTAAAGATAGACGATGGCCGACAACATCGTGAAGAACGCACACAGATAGATCAATATCACTTCCACCACGATCGCAGAAACGGAGAAGCTTCTGAACAGAAGAACCGCGACTATGAGTGTCATCTGAACAACGGTTTTCACCTTCCCGTACACGTTCGCCTGCACGATCGTTCCTTTACCGGCCGCCAGGATTCTGACCGCACTCACGAGCGTGTCCCTCGCCACGATGAACGCCACCAGCCAGGCAGGAACGAAAGGTATCAGTGCTATCAGTGTGGAATTGACGAAAACCTTGTCCACGATCTGATCGATCACCTTGCCAAGGTTGGTCACCTGGTTCAACTTTCTCGCGAGCAGTCCGTCGAGATAATCGGTCAGGGCACCCAGTGCGAAGAAAAACAGTGCTAACTTCCACGCACCCGCTTGGATCGCAAGGAAAACGGGTACAGTCAGTACGAGCCTCGAGAGTGTGACGATGTTCGGCACGTTCATAGTGCTACCCCCTCGAAATCGAAACCATCGGTGTCGATCACTCTGACGCGATGGTAAGATCTCAGACTCAGTCTCTTGCTTTTGCGAACTTTGACTATCCCGTCCACCTCCGGTGCATCGAGGTGAGATCTGGCTATGTAGTGGTTCCTGGCCGCTTTCTCCACGAGAACCTCGAGTTCTTTGTTGACGAACCTGGACAGGCTCTCTTTCGCCAACTCCGACTGAAGCGAAAGAACTTCTTCCAGCCTCTCTTTCGCGATCTCTTCATCGACCTTCTCATTCATTCTGCTCGCTGAAGTTCCCTCTTCATCTGAGTAGGTGAAGCATCCGAGCCTTTCGAATTTCGCCGCTTTCAGGAAATCCAGAAGTTCTTCGAAGTTTTTCTCCTTCTCTCCCGGGAATCCGACGATGACGCTCGATCTTATCGCCGCATCGGGTAGAACTCTGCGTATCGAAGAAATCAGGTTTAGAAGTTGGTCACTCTTTCTGATCCTCCCCATCTTTGCGAGTATCTCATCGCTTCCGTGCTGAACGGGTAGATCGAAATAATGCAGAACCTTCTGTGTGTTGCAGAAAGTGTCGAGTATCTCTTCATCGAAATGGTCTGGGTGCATGTACATGACCCTAATGCGAAAATCACCCTCGATGTTGTCGAGAGTCTTCAGAAGGCGAGGCAGGGAAGGTCTGCCGTACAGATCGACACCATAGGCGGTTGTATCCTGAGCGACGAGAACGATCTCTTTGACGTTTCCTTTCACCAATTCCCGTACTTCCGCTTCTATACTTTCGACACTGCGACTTCTGAACCCGCCCTTGAACGAAGGGATCGCGCAGAAAGTGCAGCTCCTGTCACAACCATCGGCGATCTTGACATAAGCGTAGCTGCCGAACTTCGAACGTGGAGCACAATCGTAGACCGCCTCGGGTTCTCCCACCAGATAGGTGACTCCCTGTTCGAGGGCCTCGGCGATGCGCTGGGGTGAAACTACACCGTACCAGGCGTCCACCTCGGGGAGTTCTTCAACGAGCTGGCGTGCGTACCGCTGTACGAGGCAACCCTTCACGCAGAGGAAGAAAGGTTTTCTTTTTTTGTACTCTATGAAATCAAGGATCTCATCTATCGATTCCTTCTTCGCATCCTCTATGAAACAACATGTATCTAAGATCACGACGTCCGCTTCGTCAACAGTGCTGACTATTTCATGGCCCTTGCCCCGAAGGATCGCCTCCAGGACATCGCAATCTGCCTCGTTCTTCGGACAACCCAAAACCTTTATTCCTATTCTCATCGATCTCACCCTTCAAGAAACGCTTCCTTTTCTTCATGTAAAGGTCTCTGATCTTCTTCAGTTCCTGCTTGTACTCCTCATCCCTGTAGTTCTGATAAGTGAATTCCCAGTGCTTGAACTCTCCAGACAGATACAGCAAGGTCACCTCAGCGTAGATACCGTTTTTCAAATACACCCTGTTTCCCCAGGATTTCGTTGAAGCGAGAACGAAGTTCGAATGGTGCACGTACCCCGGATCGAGATTGAATTTCCGTTTTCCTTCAACGCTGTACTTCTTCTCCAGTTCGTTCGTGTACATCTTGACATCCGCGAGCAACGACGGATGGATCAGCTCCTCGAAGCTCATCAGCACACCCCAGAGATCCGAACCCAGCTCCGTGTCGTAGTAGCTCGTGTAGATGCTGAACGGCAATTTCTTCGAAATGTAATCTATTTTCCCAAACGCCAGCTCGAGCTCGGGTCTCAAAGCCTCCACCCAGTAGTCCACGTACTGTGAGAACATGAATATAACGAGGTTCACCAGCTCGGGCTGCTTCACCTCTCCCACAGGACCACCTCGAAGTTTTCGACCCTTATCACCCACCGTCTGTTCATCGTAACTATCGTGCAACCACCCTTGTTGTTCTCCACCTTGTACCTGCTGCCAACCTTCAGCAGGACCGATTCACCGGGCACAACGGGTTTTCCGTCCAGCAAAATCGCCTGATTTCCAGTGTTCACGAGCTTTGCACTCGGCTGGTTCAGCACACCGAAAAACCTAACAGCAGAATAGATGAACATCACCAGAGCGATGAGGCAAACGACCATCATCAATGTGTTGAGGAACCCAGCCGTGGAACGTTCCTTCCGTCTGGATTCCGGTTCAACGTGTTCCTTCGACAGATCTTCTGCACCTATGAGTTGATCCGCATCCAAACCAAGTTGCTGGGCACACAGCCTTATGTAATGCCTGACGTAAAAGGGTGCGTCCACCCTGTCGAACTGCCCTTCTTCTATCAATCTGAGTTTCCACACGGGAATGTCTGTCTTCTGTGACAGCTGTTCAAGCGTTAAACCAAGCGCTTCGCGCGCTTTCCTCAGCGTTTCACCAACGATGACCCACTTTTCCTTTTCCAAACCGATCACACCTCAAACCCAGCTAAACTTTATTATACCAGTTCTCCAGAACCCTGAGTCCCCCGCTGTCCAGCCAGTGCACGCCTTCGTTCTTCAGACTTTCCCGAACGGCTTCGAGCACGAGTAGCTTGTGATGGTCGTTTTCAATGAAATCCAGTTCGTCACCATTTATGATGAGCACATTTCCTGTCAGGCCATCGAAGAAGGTTTCATCGTAAAACTTCACCAGTTGTTCCCAATACTGTTCTTCAACGTTCAGCTCGTACGGTCGACCTCTCTTTCTGATGCGTTTCACAGCCGTTTCAACGCTGCATTTGATGTACACGAGCAGCTTCGGTCGCGGTGAAATCGCGGACATGGTCCGGTAGAATTGCTCGTAGATGGTGTATTCCAGTGGCTGGAGGAAACCCATGTGCCTCTGCATCCTCACGAAGACGAAGTCCCCTATCATCGATCGATCCATGACCGCCCGCTCGGTCCGGTTCGCCTGCTGGAGCTGAAGGAACCTTTTGTGCAAAAAGTAGAGTTCCATGGTGAGACACCATCTGTGTCGGTCGGAATAGTACCTCTCCAGCAGTTGATCGGCCAGCTCGTCGTTCATCTCGTAGAAACCCTTCATACCCCATTCCTTTTCGAGTATCTCAACGAGCGCAGTCTTACCGGCTCCCACCGTTCCTTCGACTACGATTTCAAGCACATCGATTCCTCCTTTTGATCTCGTTCCCATCGTACAGCCAGACTCCCTTTTCTTTTGCTTCCAAGGCGAAGATTACAGCCTCTTCAGCACCCAAGAAATCTTCGCCCATGGAATCTGAATCGATGATCAGCAGACTCGACAGATCGTAATCCGAAAAGTACCTTTCGTACTCCTCGTTCAGGCTATACCAGTAATCCTCGTCGATCGCGAGTTCCCACTCACGCCCCCTCTTCTTGATCCTTTCTATCGCTGTCCGAGTCGAGCAGCGCAGATAAACCATCAAGGAAGGTGGGACAGAATACTTCAAAAACTCCCGGTGAACTTCTCTGTATATCTCGTACTCGAGCTGGTTCATCTGCTTTCTCTTCAAAAGCACTGTGGGGAAGATGTGATCGCAGAATATACTCCTGTCCATGACGACATCTCCGATCTGCTTCGCCAGTTCCATCTGCTGGAATCTTTTCGTGAGAAAATAGATCTGTAGGTGAAAACCCCACTTCGCAGGGTCCGCGTAGAAGCACGCGAGAAGATCAACCAGCTTTTCATCTGTAAGCTCGAAGAGAGGTTTCAGACCGAGTCTTTTCGAAACGACCTCGATGAAGGTGGTCTTGCCAGCTCCAACGGTTCCTTCAACAACGATTTTCGGTCTCACAGCTCGATCAGAGCAGATCTCAACTGCTCGAACAGTGTGGACGTCGCTGCAACTATTTCTCCACTCTCGAGATCGAATTCCCCGTTCAATCCTCCCACGACGACCCCAGCTTCACGTGCGATCAGAACGCCAGCGGCAACATCCCACGGTTTCAGGGCGATCTCCCAGTAACCATCGAACCTAC includes:
- a CDS encoding regulatory protein RecX translates to MQLNDALKYAKRLLKFRVRSRAEIRDRLSMKGFDPETIEAVIDRLEKSGFLDDEKFAYLYASDMLAVHGYGPVRIKMKLKQLKVDGEIIDRVLERVMQETDVRQVMKKLLESRKLSGHEAREFLFRRGFTTKEIDLLEEGGAET
- the recA gene encoding recombinase RecA, with the protein product MAEKEQKEKLEVLEKAIKKIESNYGKGSIMILGEEAQVAPVEVISTGSLALDIATGVGGYPRGRIIEIFGPEASGKTTLALHAIAEAQKAGGVAAIIDAEHALDPLYAKALGVDLKRLLISQPDYGEQALEIVDELVRSNAVDLIVVDSVAALVPRSEIEGSMGEMQVGLQARLMSQALRKIAGSVSKSKAVVIFTNQIRMRIGVMFANPETTTGGLALKFYATMRIEVRKADTIKDATESIGITVTAKVVKNKVAPPFKKADLDIIFGKGIVRENELFNLGVAEEIIQKKGSWFFYVADDGKEYTLGQGKSNVVLFLAQNTDIAMEIERKIRQKYNLPMGERNAAK
- the thpR gene encoding RNA 2',3'-cyclic phosphodiesterase; this translates as MRTFIAIDVNDAVRDVSQQVIEKLMRRGFKANWVSRENVHLTLFFLGEVDPKRIDQVAEHISHRIRGFPSFSFVVEKVGYFARNNQPRVIWLGVKANQLLYKLYEETKAELVKHNFSFEEKFSPHITIGRIKDFPPAWQPLVEDITYDPIIVAVDRIVVYSSTLTPSGSIYRKVYECLFEGGLIKHG
- the pgsA gene encoding CDP-diacylglycerol--glycerol-3-phosphate 3-phosphatidyltransferase; its protein translation is MNVPNIVTLSRLVLTVPVFLAIQAGAWKLALFFFALGALTDYLDGLLARKLNQVTNLGKVIDQIVDKVFVNSTLIALIPFVPAWLVAFIVARDTLVSAVRILAAGKGTIVQANVYGKVKTVVQMTLIVAVLLFRSFSVSAIVVEVILIYLCAFFTMLSAIVYLYQNRKMLGG
- the rimO gene encoding 30S ribosomal protein S12 methylthiotransferase RimO; the encoded protein is MRIGIKVLGCPKNEADCDVLEAILRGKGHEIVSTVDEADVVILDTCCFIEDAKKESIDEILDFIEYKKRKPFFLCVKGCLVQRYARQLVEELPEVDAWYGVVSPQRIAEALEQGVTYLVGEPEAVYDCAPRSKFGSYAYVKIADGCDRSCTFCAIPSFKGGFRSRSVESIEAEVRELVKGNVKEIVLVAQDTTAYGVDLYGRPSLPRLLKTLDNIEGDFRIRVMYMHPDHFDEEILDTFCNTQKVLHYFDLPVQHGSDEILAKMGRIRKSDQLLNLISSIRRVLPDAAIRSSVIVGFPGEKEKNFEELLDFLKAAKFERLGCFTYSDEEGTSASRMNEKVDEEIAKERLEEVLSLQSELAKESLSRFVNKELEVLVEKAARNHYIARSHLDAPEVDGIVKVRKSKRLSLRSYHRVRVIDTDGFDFEGVAL
- a CDS encoding DUF4416 family protein, producing the protein MGEVKQPELVNLVIFMFSQYVDYWVEALRPELELAFGKIDYISKKLPFSIYTSYYDTELGSDLWGVLMSFEELIHPSLLADVKMYTNELEKKYSVEGKRKFNLDPGYVHHSNFVLASTKSWGNRVYLKNGIYAEVTLLYLSGEFKHWEFTYQNYRDEEYKQELKKIRDLYMKKRKRFLKGEIDENRNKGFGLSEERGRLRCPGGDPSGQGP
- a CDS encoding helix-turn-helix domain-containing protein; the protein is MEKEKWVIVGETLRKAREALGLTLEQLSQKTDIPVWKLRLIEEGQFDRVDAPFYVRHYIRLCAQQLGLDADQLIGAEDLSKEHVEPESRRKERSTAGFLNTLMMVVCLIALVMFIYSAVRFFGVLNQPSAKLVNTGNQAILLDGKPVVPGESVLLKVGSRYKVENNKGGCTIVTMNRRWVIRVENFEVVLWER
- a CDS encoding deoxynucleoside kinase, with translation MLEIVVEGTVGAGKTALVEILEKEWGMKGFYEMNDELADQLLERYYSDRHRWCLTMELYFLHKRFLQLQQANRTERAVMDRSMIGDFVFVRMQRHMGFLQPLEYTIYEQFYRTMSAISPRPKLLVYIKCSVETAVKRIRKRGRPYELNVEEQYWEQLVKFYDETFFDGLTGNVLIINGDELDFIENDHHKLLVLEAVRESLKNEGVHWLDSGGLRVLENWYNKV
- a CDS encoding deoxynucleoside kinase, with product MRPKIVVEGTVGAGKTTFIEVVSKRLGLKPLFELTDEKLVDLLACFYADPAKWGFHLQIYFLTKRFQQMELAKQIGDVVMDRSIFCDHIFPTVLLKRKQMNQLEYEIYREVHREFLKYSVPPSLMVYLRCSTRTAIERIKKRGREWELAIDEDYWYSLNEEYERYFSDYDLSSLLIIDSDSMGEDFLGAEEAVIFALEAKEKGVWLYDGNEIKRRNRCA